From one Flavobacterium sp. N502536 genomic stretch:
- a CDS encoding nuclear transport factor 2 family protein — protein MNPNEALITKFYTAFANADAKTMSECYHPKIHFIDPAFGLLKEDQVSKMWEMLLLKSKGNIKIEFSAIKADDFSGTAKWVATYNFSKTNRKVINRISAEFAFQDGLIIKHTDSFDVWKWSKQAFGLTGYLMGWTGFFQSKIQEQALLSLKKFQESK, from the coding sequence ATGAATCCGAATGAAGCCTTAATTACAAAATTCTATACCGCTTTTGCCAATGCCGATGCTAAAACCATGAGCGAATGTTACCATCCTAAAATTCATTTTATTGACCCTGCTTTTGGTTTACTAAAAGAAGATCAGGTTTCTAAAATGTGGGAAATGCTGCTTTTGAAAAGCAAAGGCAACATCAAAATTGAATTTTCAGCTATTAAAGCAGACGATTTTTCGGGTACTGCCAAATGGGTTGCGACTTATAATTTTAGTAAAACCAACAGAAAAGTAATCAATCGTATTTCGGCTGAATTTGCTTTTCAGGACGGTTTAATCATCAAGCATACAGACAGTTTTGACGTCTGGAAATGGTCGAAACAGGCTTTTGGTTTAACCGGATATTTAATGGGCTGGACAGGATTTTTTCAAAGCAAAATTCAGGAACAGGCGCTGTTGTCCCTAAAAAAGTTTCAGGAATCCAAATAA